From Sphingopyxis sp. USTB-05, the proteins below share one genomic window:
- a CDS encoding dipeptidase produces MNMSHLLAGFAAFALISTPAVAQKSPEAVAEAALKKAPVFDGHNDVPWELRGQVGNVINDFDFRDTTKPKADGTVMHTDIQRLRKGHVGAQFWSVYVPSNTNEQQAVQQTIEQIDVAKRLIARYPNDLGFASTSAELESQMKAGKVAGMLGMEGGQSIGSSLAVLRQLYGMGARYMTLTHSKTTPWADSATDAPQHDGLTDFGKQVVREMNRIGMIVDLSHVSEATMKDALEVSHAPVMFSHSGVRAVNDHPRNVPDSVLPAVKANGGVVMVVLYAAFLDPKLRAHGLTRTAEKARLEALYVGNPDAVAPALKAWDAANPAPQTPIGIAADHIDHIKATIGVDHIGIGGDYDGMDATPVGLEDVTGYPRLFAELARRGYTQAELEKISSGNMLRVLKAVEAYAASQKGQPPIETPVAK; encoded by the coding sequence ATGAACATGTCGCACCTGCTCGCCGGCTTCGCCGCTTTCGCCCTCATTTCCACCCCAGCCGTGGCACAGAAGTCGCCCGAAGCTGTTGCCGAAGCCGCGCTCAAGAAGGCGCCGGTGTTCGACGGGCATAATGACGTGCCGTGGGAACTCCGCGGGCAGGTCGGCAATGTGATCAACGACTTCGATTTTCGCGACACCACCAAGCCCAAGGCCGACGGAACTGTGATGCACACCGATATCCAGCGCCTGCGCAAGGGGCATGTCGGGGCGCAATTCTGGTCGGTCTATGTGCCGTCGAACACGAATGAGCAGCAGGCAGTACAGCAGACGATCGAGCAGATCGACGTCGCGAAGCGGCTGATCGCCCGCTACCCGAACGACCTTGGCTTCGCGTCGACCTCGGCCGAACTCGAAAGCCAAATGAAGGCGGGCAAGGTCGCCGGCATGCTGGGGATGGAGGGCGGCCAGTCGATCGGATCGTCGCTTGCCGTGCTGCGCCAGCTCTATGGCATGGGCGCGCGTTACATGACGCTGACCCACAGCAAGACCACCCCATGGGCCGACAGCGCTACCGACGCCCCGCAACATGACGGGCTTACCGATTTCGGCAAGCAGGTCGTTCGCGAAATGAACCGCATCGGCATGATCGTCGATTTGAGCCACGTAAGCGAAGCGACGATGAAGGACGCGCTCGAGGTGTCGCACGCGCCGGTCATGTTCAGCCATTCGGGCGTTCGCGCGGTCAACGACCATCCGCGCAACGTGCCCGACAGCGTGCTGCCCGCGGTGAAGGCGAATGGCGGCGTTGTGATGGTCGTGCTCTATGCCGCCTTTCTCGACCCGAAGCTGCGCGCGCATGGTCTGACGCGGACGGCGGAAAAGGCGCGGCTCGAAGCGCTGTACGTCGGCAATCCCGATGCTGTCGCCCCCGCGCTGAAAGCGTGGGACGCGGCGAACCCGGCGCCGCAGACGCCGATCGGGATTGCGGCGGACCATATCGACCACATCAAGGCGACGATCGGCGTCGATCATATCGGGATCGGTGGCGATTATGACGGGATGGACGCTACGCCAGTGGGGCTGGAGGATGTCACGGGCTATCCGCGGTTGTTCGCCGAACTCGCACGGCGCGGTTATACGCAGGCAGAGCTGGAGAAGATTTCGAGCGGCAATATGCTGCGCGTGCTGAAGGCGGTCGAGGCCTATGCTGCAAGCCAGAAGGGCCAGCCGCCGATCGAGACGCCAGTCGCGAAATAA
- a CDS encoding DoxX family protein — MKARIRTALRWLLVLAYGYAGYRHLATPAPFLAITPPWVPAPEAVVAATGIAEIAGAIGLMIPATRKAAGWGLALYALCVWPANFHHAFANVAIGGETLGWWYHGPRLAAQPLIIWWALWAGGATDWPFRRRP; from the coding sequence GTGAAGGCCCGCATCCGCACCGCGCTGCGCTGGTTGCTCGTGCTTGCCTATGGCTATGCGGGTTATCGCCATCTGGCCACCCCGGCGCCCTTTCTGGCGATCACGCCGCCGTGGGTGCCAGCACCCGAAGCCGTCGTCGCAGCGACAGGCATCGCCGAGATCGCAGGCGCGATCGGGTTGATGATCCCCGCGACGCGCAAGGCCGCGGGCTGGGGCCTTGCGCTCTATGCACTCTGCGTGTGGCCGGCGAACTTCCACCACGCGTTTGCCAATGTCGCGATCGGCGGTGAAACCTTGGGCTGGTGGTATCACGGCCCGCGCCTCGCCGCGCAGCCGCTGATCATCTGGTGGGCGCTGTGGGCGGGCGGCGCGACCGACTGGCCGTTTCGCCGCCGCCCCTAG
- a CDS encoding FAD-dependent oxidoreductase, with product MRHVAIVGSGPAGYYTAETLQKAGDIAVDVIDRLPVPYGLIRTGVAPDHQSIKAVSRRYEGVALTDNVRFVGHVSVGTDVTIDELVGLYDAVVLATGAPNDRPLDIPGADLPGVIGSAAFVGWYNGHPDFADLNPPLDAPGVAVIGNGNVALDVARILAKTPAEFAGSDIVAHARDALAASAVRHIQILGRRGPHQIAMTPKELGELSHLERASPRVDPADLPPEGDDALLEPGMRKSVTHLRSFSANPVAKPVTIDFDFFAMPIAIEGDGRVQRLIVERTTLDADLRSHGTGETYALDAGLVVSCIGYQTPPIPGVPYEHGRGRFASDEGRVLPGLYAVGWARRGPSGTIGTNKPDGARIAEMLLEDIGRGAGKAGRPGLDALLASRNIVPVTFRDWRRIEEAEVAAALDGRPREKFTSIEAMLQAIGR from the coding sequence ATGCGTCATGTCGCGATCGTCGGGTCGGGTCCCGCGGGCTATTATACCGCCGAAACATTGCAGAAGGCGGGCGATATCGCGGTCGACGTCATCGACCGGCTGCCCGTCCCCTATGGGTTGATTCGCACCGGGGTCGCCCCCGACCATCAATCGATCAAGGCGGTGTCGCGCCGTTACGAAGGCGTCGCCCTCACCGACAATGTCCGCTTCGTCGGTCATGTGTCGGTCGGGACCGACGTGACGATCGACGAACTTGTCGGGCTCTATGACGCGGTCGTGCTGGCGACGGGGGCGCCGAACGACCGGCCGCTCGACATTCCGGGCGCCGACCTGCCTGGGGTGATCGGCAGCGCGGCCTTTGTCGGCTGGTATAACGGCCATCCCGATTTCGCCGACCTGAACCCGCCGCTCGACGCCCCCGGCGTTGCGGTGATCGGCAACGGGAATGTCGCGCTCGACGTGGCGCGCATCCTCGCCAAGACGCCGGCGGAATTCGCGGGCAGCGACATCGTTGCGCACGCCCGCGACGCGCTGGCGGCAAGCGCGGTACGCCACATCCAGATTCTCGGCCGCCGCGGCCCGCATCAGATCGCGATGACGCCGAAGGAACTGGGCGAACTGAGCCATCTCGAACGCGCGAGCCCACGCGTCGACCCCGCAGACCTGCCGCCCGAGGGCGACGATGCATTGCTCGAACCCGGCATGCGCAAGTCGGTAACGCATCTGCGCAGCTTCTCCGCCAACCCGGTCGCCAAGCCGGTGACGATCGATTTCGACTTTTTCGCCATGCCGATTGCCATCGAGGGAGACGGCCGGGTGCAACGCTTGATCGTCGAGCGCACGACGCTCGACGCCGACCTCAGGAGCCACGGCACGGGCGAAACCTACGCGCTCGATGCCGGGCTGGTCGTAAGCTGCATCGGCTATCAGACCCCGCCGATCCCCGGCGTCCCCTATGAACATGGCCGCGGCCGCTTCGCGAGCGACGAGGGGCGCGTCCTGCCCGGCCTCTACGCCGTCGGCTGGGCACGGCGCGGGCCGTCGGGAACCATCGGCACGAACAAGCCCGACGGCGCGCGCATTGCCGAAATGCTGCTGGAGGACATCGGGCGCGGGGCGGGCAAGGCGGGACGCCCCGGACTCGACGCGCTGCTCGCGAGCCGCAACATCGTGCCCGTCACCTTCCGCGACTGGCGCCGTATCGAGGAGGCCGAGGTCGCCGCCGCGCTCGACGGCCGGCCGCGCGAGAAATTCACCAGCATCGAGGCGATGCTCCAAGCCATCGGGCGGTGA
- a CDS encoding DUF4136 domain-containing protein, protein MSKMNFRRLSLAAMTGAALALAGCATPFKADVARFQTQLPAPQGQSFVVEASDPSLQGGIEFGQYANLVAGELTRYGYRPAANGERADLVVRMDYGVDKGRERVVSSPGFGDPWYGSYGGFYGRGFYRPVIVSGRGGRRYVYGYRDPFLWGGFGPGWGGYNDVSSYTVYTSGLNLQINRAADGSRLFEGHAEAQSRDNNLQALVPNLVEAMFTGFPGNSGERVRITVAPPEKG, encoded by the coding sequence ATGAGCAAGATGAATTTCCGGCGATTGAGCCTTGCCGCCATGACCGGCGCGGCGCTGGCGCTGGCCGGCTGCGCGACCCCTTTCAAGGCCGATGTCGCGCGTTTCCAGACGCAGCTTCCCGCACCGCAGGGCCAGAGCTTCGTCGTCGAGGCGAGCGACCCCTCGCTGCAAGGCGGTATCGAATTCGGCCAATATGCGAATCTCGTCGCAGGCGAGCTGACGCGTTACGGCTATCGCCCCGCGGCGAACGGCGAACGCGCCGACCTGGTCGTCCGCATGGATTATGGCGTCGACAAGGGCCGCGAACGCGTCGTGTCGAGCCCCGGCTTCGGCGACCCCTGGTACGGCAGCTATGGCGGCTTTTACGGCCGCGGATTCTATCGTCCCGTGATCGTCAGCGGACGCGGCGGACGCCGTTACGTCTATGGCTATCGCGATCCGTTCCTGTGGGGCGGTTTCGGACCCGGCTGGGGCGGCTATAACGACGTGTCGAGCTATACCGTCTACACCAGCGGCCTGAACCTCCAGATCAACCGCGCCGCCGACGGCTCGCGCCTGTTCGAGGGCCATGCAGAGGCGCAGTCGCGCGACAATAATCTGCAGGCACTGGTCCCGAACCTGGTCGAAGCGATGTTCACCGGCTTCCCCGGCAATTCGGGCGAGCGGGTGCGGATCACGGTGGCACCGCCCGAAAAGGGCTGA
- the trpS gene encoding tryptophan--tRNA ligase has protein sequence MRTLSGIQPTGNLHLGNYLGAIRNWVRMQDEMPGEKLYFLADLHAITVYNDPAELTANTREMAAALMAAGIDPEKAILFNQARVPAHAELAWLLFCTARIGWLNRMTQFKEKSGKNREGASVGLFAYPVLQAADVLLYQTTHVPVGDDQKQHLELARDIATKFNLDTATETFTLPEPTIPAAAARIMSLRNGSAKMSKSDPSDASRINLVDDADTIMAKIRKAKTDAEPLPSEASGLEGRPEAKNLVSIYAAMADESIDQVLARFAGQGFGAFKPALGEVLVETLRPIATRLTELKADPAAIDAALEAGAARASALARPTLDAAYAALGLCR, from the coding sequence ATGCGGACGCTATCGGGCATCCAGCCCACCGGAAATTTGCATCTCGGCAATTATCTGGGCGCGATCCGCAACTGGGTGCGCATGCAGGACGAGATGCCGGGCGAGAAGCTCTATTTCCTCGCCGACCTGCACGCGATCACCGTCTATAACGACCCCGCCGAGCTGACCGCGAACACGCGGGAGATGGCGGCCGCGTTGATGGCGGCGGGGATCGACCCCGAAAAGGCGATCCTGTTCAATCAGGCGCGCGTCCCCGCGCACGCCGAACTCGCCTGGTTGCTATTCTGCACCGCGCGCATCGGCTGGCTGAACCGCATGACGCAGTTCAAGGAAAAGTCGGGCAAGAACCGCGAGGGCGCAAGCGTAGGCCTCTTTGCCTATCCGGTGCTGCAGGCGGCCGACGTGCTGCTTTACCAGACGACGCACGTCCCCGTTGGCGACGACCAGAAACAGCATCTTGAACTCGCGCGCGACATTGCGACCAAGTTCAACCTCGATACGGCGACCGAAACCTTCACGTTGCCGGAGCCGACGATCCCGGCTGCCGCAGCACGGATCATGAGCCTTCGCAACGGCTCCGCCAAAATGTCGAAATCGGACCCGAGCGACGCGAGCCGCATCAACCTGGTCGACGACGCCGACACGATCATGGCGAAGATCCGCAAGGCGAAGACCGACGCCGAGCCGCTGCCGTCGGAAGCGTCGGGGCTGGAAGGGCGGCCCGAGGCGAAGAATCTCGTCTCCATCTATGCCGCGATGGCCGACGAGAGCATCGACCAGGTGCTCGCACGCTTTGCCGGACAGGGATTCGGCGCGTTCAAGCCCGCGCTCGGCGAGGTGCTGGTCGAAACGCTGCGCCCGATCGCGACGCGGCTGACCGAGCTCAAGGCCGATCCCGCCGCGATCGACGCCGCGCTGGAGGCCGGTGCGGCGCGCGCATCGGCGCTTGCACGGCCCACGCTCGACGCGGCCTATGCCGCGCTGGGGCTCTGCCGTTAA
- the murJ gene encoding murein biosynthesis integral membrane protein MurJ produces MVSRIFGFARDMLLARVLGAGLAADAFQLAFTLPNTFRRLFAEGAFSVAFVPTYSRVLHGEDGEKAAAKFADDVLSVFLWILLAFSAVMMFAMPGIVWLLARDFQQVPGKFEFAVFLSRVTFPYLALVSLVAMLSGLLNARSRFAPGAFAPVLLNIVLIGGIITGWWLRGPGGDDRIVAEALCVAVSLAGVVQLAYMWWAVRRAGLKLHWHLPKFTPEVRKLGMLILPATFGAGIYQVSQFVDTFFATSLAQGSLTLLKLADRLNQLPLGIVGIALGTAILPMLSRHIHSGDADEAQRLQGNAFEIATLLTLPAAAALAICAPAFVTAFFVGGRFTDADGAIMAQIVAALVAGLPAYVIVKILNPGFFAREDMRTPVWTALAALIVNIAINLYVVEHYGIVGLAGATAASASLNCILLYTMLHRRGWFHFTAKLAGRIARQLIAVAAMSALLWWMMPMMAPYYGGDVFERIWSLAALCAAGGAAFFAVAFLVGALDKDLVRMLTRRRAKPAVEQE; encoded by the coding sequence ATGGTCAGCCGCATTTTCGGCTTCGCGCGTGACATGCTGCTCGCCCGCGTCCTCGGCGCGGGCCTCGCCGCCGACGCCTTCCAGCTCGCCTTCACTCTCCCCAACACCTTTCGCCGCCTGTTCGCGGAGGGCGCCTTCTCGGTCGCCTTTGTCCCGACATACAGCCGCGTGCTGCATGGGGAGGACGGCGAAAAGGCGGCGGCGAAGTTCGCCGACGATGTGCTCTCGGTCTTCCTCTGGATATTGCTCGCCTTCTCGGCGGTGATGATGTTTGCGATGCCGGGCATCGTCTGGCTACTCGCGCGCGATTTCCAACAGGTGCCGGGCAAGTTCGAATTCGCGGTCTTCCTGAGCCGCGTGACCTTTCCCTATCTTGCGCTGGTCAGCCTTGTCGCGATGTTGTCGGGCCTGCTCAATGCTCGCTCGCGCTTTGCGCCGGGCGCCTTTGCGCCGGTGTTGCTCAATATCGTGCTGATCGGCGGCATTATCACCGGCTGGTGGCTGCGCGGACCGGGGGGCGACGACCGGATCGTTGCAGAGGCGCTATGCGTCGCGGTGAGTCTCGCGGGCGTCGTCCAGCTTGCCTATATGTGGTGGGCGGTGCGCCGCGCCGGGCTGAAGCTCCACTGGCACCTGCCCAAATTCACGCCCGAGGTGAGAAAGCTCGGCATGCTGATCCTGCCCGCGACCTTCGGCGCCGGCATTTATCAGGTCAGCCAGTTCGTCGACACCTTCTTCGCGACCTCGCTGGCGCAGGGCTCGCTCACGCTGCTGAAACTCGCCGACCGGCTCAACCAGCTACCGCTCGGCATCGTCGGCATCGCGCTGGGCACCGCGATCCTGCCGATGCTGTCGCGCCATATCCACAGCGGCGACGCCGACGAGGCGCAGCGGCTCCAAGGCAATGCGTTCGAGATCGCGACCTTGCTCACCCTGCCCGCCGCCGCCGCGCTCGCGATCTGCGCCCCTGCCTTCGTCACCGCCTTTTTCGTCGGCGGCCGGTTCACCGATGCCGATGGCGCGATCATGGCGCAAATCGTGGCAGCTCTCGTCGCGGGTCTTCCCGCCTATGTCATCGTCAAGATTTTGAACCCGGGCTTTTTCGCGCGCGAGGATATGCGCACTCCGGTGTGGACCGCACTCGCGGCGCTGATCGTCAATATCGCGATCAATCTTTATGTCGTCGAACATTATGGCATCGTCGGACTCGCGGGCGCAACCGCGGCGTCGGCGTCGCTCAACTGCATCCTGCTCTATACCATGCTCCACCGCCGCGGCTGGTTCCATTTCACGGCGAAGCTTGCCGGGCGGATTGCGCGCCAACTGATCGCGGTCGCAGCGATGTCGGCGCTGCTCTGGTGGATGATGCCGATGATGGCGCCCTATTATGGCGGCGACGTGTTCGAACGCATCTGGTCGCTCGCCGCGCTCTGCGCAGCCGGCGGCGCGGCCTTCTTCGCGGTCGCCTTCCTCGTTGGCGCGCTTGACAAGGATCTGGTTCGCATGCTCACGCGGCGGCGCGCCAAACCGGCGGTTGAACAGGAGTAA
- the secB gene encoding protein-export chaperone SecB, whose amino-acid sequence MADETSADLNNPALQPNGEDTSPAIGLISQYVKDLSFENPNAPAVYQWQDAPQVDVQFNIAADSVGENLYEVLLKIDVTSKTDQGTSFVIDLKYAGLFGVRNVPDDQLQPFFLAEAPRILFPFARRVVADAVQDGGFPSLLLEPIDFHGLFAQQIQAAQAEAAGEVTVGQA is encoded by the coding sequence ATGGCTGACGAGACCAGCGCCGACCTCAACAACCCCGCCCTGCAGCCGAACGGCGAAGACACGAGCCCGGCGATCGGCCTGATTTCGCAATATGTGAAGGACCTGTCGTTCGAAAATCCGAACGCACCGGCCGTCTATCAATGGCAGGACGCCCCGCAGGTCGATGTGCAGTTCAATATCGCCGCCGATAGCGTGGGCGAGAATCTGTACGAAGTGCTGCTGAAGATCGACGTCACGTCGAAAACCGATCAGGGCACGAGCTTCGTCATCGACCTGAAATACGCCGGTCTGTTCGGCGTGCGCAACGTCCCCGACGACCAGCTTCAGCCCTTCTTCCTGGCCGAAGCGCCGCGCATCCTCTTCCCCTTCGCCCGCCGCGTCGTCGCCGATGCCGTCCAGGACGGCGGCTTCCCGTCGCTGCTGCTCGAACCGATCGATTTCCACGGCCTGTTCGCGCAGCAGATTCAGGCCGCGCAGGCCGAAGCGGCCGGCGAAGTCACGGTCGGCCAGGCCTGA
- a CDS encoding Tim44/TimA family putative adaptor protein, with the protein MIAAFLGMRLYSVLGKRTGHEQEPVLPRERAAASPVRLDEKDGSQAGVAAPADTSGLVYEPAAEAGLRQLLATDRNFDAGRFMEGAEAAYRMILEAYWKGDRDTLRDLCDDDSYEAFSDAIAAREGRGETLDNRLMGIDSAKITAVELNRSEARVTVRYHADISAVTRDAEGKLIAGSMSDASQTDDLWTFRRQIGSNDPNWVLDEAESA; encoded by the coding sequence ATGATTGCCGCCTTCCTCGGCATGCGGCTCTACTCGGTGCTCGGCAAGCGCACGGGGCATGAGCAGGAGCCCGTGTTGCCGCGCGAACGCGCCGCCGCATCGCCGGTCCGGCTTGACGAGAAGGACGGATCGCAGGCTGGCGTTGCCGCCCCCGCCGATACGTCGGGCCTCGTTTACGAACCCGCTGCGGAGGCCGGCCTTCGCCAGCTTCTCGCGACCGACCGCAATTTCGACGCCGGCCGCTTCATGGAGGGGGCCGAGGCCGCCTACCGCATGATTCTCGAGGCCTATTGGAAGGGCGATCGCGATACGCTTCGTGATCTTTGCGACGACGACAGCTACGAAGCCTTTTCCGACGCCATCGCCGCGCGCGAGGGCCGCGGGGAAACGCTCGACAATCGCCTGATGGGAATCGATTCGGCCAAGATCACCGCGGTCGAGCTGAATCGTAGCGAGGCGCGCGTCACGGTTCGTTACCATGCGGATATCAGCGCGGTCACCCGCGACGCCGAAGGCAAGCTGATCGCCGGGTCGATGAGCGACGCGTCGCAGACCGACGACCTCTGGACCTTCCGCCGCCAGATCGGCAGCAACGACCCCAATTGGGTGCTCGACGAAGCCGAATCGGCCTGA
- a CDS encoding murein transglycosylase A, with translation MILTVGAPRARTFGFALLAALPLLSGCASVIPAADSGRPATTTPAPTRPAGTPRPYTPRPSEGTDAAAQPIPATPRAPLAAAAVPADATTAAASGVVAGPDFSTLGVTAQQAAAALAAFRISCPSVQRRTDTSGLTQGTDWTESCNAAKSWKDSDAAAFFARYFGTVQVGTGTTFVTGYYEPEIAGSRTKQPGYDVPIYRRPADLVEVDLGQFADDLKGRKIRGRVDGGNFTRYYDRAAIESGALDGRGLEIAYAADAAEFFFLQVQGSGRLRLPDGGIMRIGYDTQNGRGYVGIGKLLLDRGELQRGQASMQGILDYLRADPVRGAAVMNENPSWVFFRELTGPGPLGALGVPVTGRASVAADPQYVPLGAPVFLSLDRAEPNGLWIAQDTGGAIKGANRFDSFWGAGDAARAIAGGMSGRGSALLLLPRASIARLIPAP, from the coding sequence ATGATCCTGACGGTGGGGGCGCCGCGCGCGCGGACTTTCGGATTCGCGCTGCTCGCTGCCCTGCCGCTGCTTTCGGGCTGCGCGTCAGTCATTCCCGCGGCGGATAGTGGCCGCCCTGCAACCACTACTCCTGCACCGACGCGGCCAGCAGGCACGCCGCGGCCCTATACGCCGCGCCCGTCAGAGGGCACCGATGCAGCTGCGCAGCCGATTCCCGCGACGCCGCGCGCGCCGCTCGCCGCGGCCGCCGTTCCGGCCGACGCGACGACGGCTGCCGCCAGCGGCGTTGTCGCGGGTCCCGATTTCTCGACGCTTGGCGTTACCGCCCAGCAGGCCGCCGCCGCGCTCGCGGCGTTCCGCATCAGTTGTCCGTCGGTCCAGCGCCGCACCGACACGAGCGGCCTGACGCAGGGCACCGACTGGACCGAAAGCTGCAACGCGGCGAAAAGCTGGAAGGACAGCGATGCGGCGGCCTTCTTTGCCCGTTATTTCGGCACCGTGCAGGTCGGCACCGGCACGACCTTTGTCACCGGCTATTACGAACCCGAAATCGCTGGCTCGCGCACGAAGCAGCCGGGTTATGACGTCCCCATCTATCGCCGCCCCGCCGACCTGGTCGAAGTCGACCTTGGCCAGTTCGCCGACGATCTGAAGGGCCGCAAGATCCGTGGCCGCGTCGATGGCGGCAATTTCACCCGCTATTACGACCGCGCGGCGATCGAAAGCGGCGCGCTCGACGGGCGCGGGCTCGAAATCGCTTATGCCGCCGACGCCGCCGAATTCTTCTTCCTGCAGGTACAGGGTTCGGGTCGCCTGCGCCTCCCCGACGGCGGCATCATGCGCATCGGCTACGACACGCAAAACGGTCGCGGCTATGTCGGTATCGGCAAGCTGCTGCTCGATCGCGGCGAATTGCAGCGCGGGCAGGCGTCGATGCAGGGCATCCTTGATTATCTTCGCGCCGACCCCGTGCGCGGCGCTGCGGTGATGAACGAGAATCCCAGTTGGGTCTTTTTCCGTGAACTCACGGGCCCCGGCCCGCTCGGCGCGCTCGGGGTTCCCGTCACCGGCCGCGCGAGCGTCGCTGCTGATCCCCAATATGTGCCGCTCGGTGCTCCGGTCTTTCTTTCGCTCGACCGCGCTGAACCGAACGGGCTCTGGATAGCGCAGGACACCGGCGGCGCGATCAAGGGCGCCAACCGCTTCGACAGCTTCTGGGGCGCGGGCGACGCGGCGCGCGCGATTGCGGGCGGCATGTCGGGACGCGGTTCGGCGCTGCTGCTGCTCCCGCGCGCCAGCATCGCGCGGCTGATCCCGGCGCCCTGA
- a CDS encoding Smr/MutS family protein, with protein sequence MPRRLAPEETALWKKVAATVKPLPQAKAPLAPTAPPTVSPPKPTPRNIAAPAAAPRPATKLPPPRRTHQAATLDGHWDRRLRKGLVRPDLSIDLHGHTLASAQVLLDEAIGRGLMRGARVLLVVAGRLRPGADRLPQMHGDPRPRGAIRASLPDWLAYSPYADQIVALRPAHVSHGGAGAVYVILRRSRED encoded by the coding sequence ATGCCCCGGCGCCTCGCCCCCGAGGAAACGGCGCTGTGGAAAAAGGTCGCAGCGACCGTAAAGCCGCTGCCCCAGGCGAAAGCGCCGCTCGCGCCCACCGCGCCGCCGACCGTCAGTCCGCCAAAGCCGACGCCGCGCAACATTGCGGCTCCCGCTGCCGCACCGCGACCCGCGACGAAACTTCCGCCCCCGCGCCGCACTCATCAGGCTGCAACGCTCGACGGCCATTGGGACCGCCGCCTGCGCAAGGGACTTGTTCGCCCCGATCTCAGCATCGACCTTCACGGTCACACGCTCGCTTCTGCGCAGGTTTTGCTCGATGAAGCGATCGGGCGCGGGCTGATGCGCGGCGCGCGCGTGTTGCTTGTGGTGGCGGGGCGCCTCCGCCCCGGTGCCGACCGTCTGCCCCAGATGCATGGCGATCCGCGCCCGCGCGGCGCGATCCGCGCTTCGCTGCCCGACTGGCTCGCCTATTCGCCCTACGCCGACCAGATCGTCGCGCTCCGTCCCGCGCATGTCAGCCACGGCGGCGCGGGGGCGGTCTATGTGATCCTGCGCCGTAGCCGCGAGGATTAG
- the dapE gene encoding succinyl-diaminopimelate desuccinylase codes for MSITVDPVELAKALIAAPSITPAMGAVFDVLEAALTPLGFAVERFIDGIEPDGPVENLLAVRTGKGPRHFGFAGHLDVVPPGVGWTGDAFAPEVRGDLLYGRGAVDMKGSIAAFVAAASATPTEAGTISLIITGDEEGPAIFGTRALMEHMDARGVKPDMIVVGEPTSVNRLGDMVKIGRRGSVNIWIDVPGTQGHVAYPHLADNPIPKLVRIMAAIDAVALDEGNDWFQPSNIEFTDIEVGNGATNVIPASARARLSIRFNDQHRGADLVALIERLAHDVEPNAKILGKISGEAFLTPPGDLSGLVAEAIHAETDLTPEMSTTGGTSDARFLHALCPVVEFGLTNATMHKLDEAVAVDDLHTLTAIYRGILVRAFV; via the coding sequence ATGAGCATCACCGTCGATCCCGTAGAACTGGCAAAGGCGTTGATCGCCGCGCCGAGCATCACCCCGGCCATGGGCGCCGTGTTCGACGTGCTGGAAGCGGCGCTAACGCCGCTCGGCTTTGCCGTCGAGCGATTCATCGACGGGATCGAACCCGATGGCCCCGTTGAAAATTTGCTCGCCGTGCGCACGGGCAAGGGGCCGAGGCATTTCGGCTTTGCCGGGCATCTCGATGTGGTGCCGCCGGGCGTCGGCTGGACCGGCGATGCCTTTGCCCCCGAGGTACGCGGCGACCTGCTTTATGGGCGCGGGGCAGTCGACATGAAAGGTTCGATCGCGGCCTTTGTCGCCGCCGCGTCAGCCACGCCCACTGAGGCCGGCACGATCAGCCTGATCATCACCGGCGACGAGGAGGGGCCCGCGATCTTTGGGACGCGCGCGCTGATGGAGCATATGGATGCGCGCGGGGTGAAGCCCGACATGATCGTCGTCGGCGAGCCGACATCGGTGAACCGGCTCGGCGACATGGTGAAGATCGGGCGGCGCGGATCGGTCAATATCTGGATCGACGTGCCGGGGACGCAGGGGCATGTCGCCTACCCGCACCTTGCCGACAATCCGATCCCGAAACTGGTGCGGATCATGGCGGCGATCGATGCGGTGGCGCTCGACGAGGGCAATGATTGGTTTCAGCCGTCGAACATCGAGTTCACCGATATCGAGGTCGGCAATGGCGCGACCAACGTCATCCCCGCCTCAGCGCGGGCGCGGCTGTCGATCCGCTTCAACGACCAGCACAGGGGCGCCGACCTTGTCGCGCTTATCGAGCGCCTCGCGCACGACGTCGAACCAAATGCGAAAATACTGGGAAAGATTTCGGGCGAAGCCTTCCTCACCCCGCCGGGCGATCTGTCAGGGCTGGTCGCCGAGGCGATCCACGCCGAAACCGACCTGACCCCCGAAATGTCGACCACCGGCGGCACATCGGACGCACGCTTTCTTCACGCGCTCTGCCCGGTGGTCGAATTCGGGCTGACCAATGCGACGATGCACAAGCTGGACGAGGCCGTGGCGGTCGACGATCTGCACACGCTGACCGCCATCTATCGCGGCATATTGGTGCGCGCCTTCGTCTAA